One genomic segment of Bacteroidota bacterium includes these proteins:
- a CDS encoding bifunctional nuclease family protein: protein MRKIELQIAGLTNTLTQSQSYAVMLNEVNGSRNLPIVIGAFEAQAIAVALENVTINRPLSHDLIKNIFGVFEIRLNEILIDNLQDGIFFAKLICEHEGNIFEIDSRTSDAIALAVRFKCPIFVYEFIIDTAGNVGHAEDEAIDEPDVAETEESMPEQIPSPPIRDITILPLKELKEKLQETLDKENYELAARIRDEIEKRRKKK from the coding sequence ATGCGTAAAATAGAACTTCAGATTGCCGGCCTTACCAATACTTTAACACAATCGCAGAGTTATGCTGTTATGCTAAATGAAGTGAACGGCAGTCGCAATTTACCAATTGTAATTGGAGCATTCGAAGCACAGGCAATTGCAGTTGCTTTAGAAAATGTTACTATCAATCGCCCATTATCCCATGACCTTATAAAAAATATTTTTGGAGTTTTTGAAATTCGCTTAAATGAAATCCTGATAGATAATTTGCAGGATGGGATATTTTTCGCAAAACTTATCTGCGAACATGAAGGAAATATTTTTGAAATTGACTCCCGCACATCCGATGCTATTGCATTAGCTGTGAGATTTAAGTGTCCAATTTTTGTGTATGAATTTATAATTGATACGGCAGGTAATGTTGGTCATGCAGAAGATGAAGCTATTGACGAACCAGACGTTGCCGAAACAGAAGAGTCCATGCCAGAGCAAATCCCAAGCCCACCTATCAGGGATATCACTATTTTACCTTTAAAGGAATTGAAGGAAAAACTTCAAGAAACTTTAGACAAAGAAAATTACGAACTCGCTGCCCGCATTCGTGATGAAATTGAAAAACGCCGGAAGAAAAAATAA
- a CDS encoding outer membrane beta-barrel protein, whose amino-acid sequence MDNKNKNIDNLIRQQLEKYSQVPSSRVWENIMAAGIDTSAHTASKAYKRKYWIYSLSAAIALTLIALIFLQQEPIAKIYNQISVLEKSYQINKPTNAQEPIKSQEPLSKKANIESNTSSISQSISNSLLTLIPKSNISLRQNNLLLASTRNPTNFIARNNIENSEFQNSDLTVNESSQQNDQLTIEERNTFIPELQRIETVFNTFDNALTGIYVGVNGGYNYTTIVESNPVGYDNTPIVSTGKFGPSKGISVGYNFNQTFGIQLDYNYNSIEGTNYSIEPNSNNRKSLQLIYDQIPLTFKFRIPQMNYLNHRLKILNLYTGIQYNRLKEYHLPQEQRYDKVEDPLNKNTISFVAGFNYDINVLPSLYLSLGARGLISSNIASSSYPISDNQSHSFSVGARVGIIYQFNTHK is encoded by the coding sequence TTGGACAATAAAAATAAAAATATAGATAATCTGATCCGACAGCAATTGGAAAAATATTCCCAAGTGCCATCATCAAGGGTATGGGAAAATATAATGGCTGCAGGAATTGACACCTCTGCTCATACCGCTTCTAAAGCTTATAAGAGAAAATATTGGATTTATTCTTTATCCGCAGCAATAGCATTAACTCTTATTGCATTGATTTTCTTACAGCAAGAACCAATTGCCAAAATTTACAATCAGATTTCTGTTTTGGAAAAATCTTACCAAATTAATAAACCAACCAATGCTCAAGAACCTATTAAATCACAAGAACCGTTGTCGAAAAAAGCAAATATCGAATCTAACACTAGTTCTATAAGTCAGTCAATTTCAAATTCACTTCTAACACTCATACCCAAATCAAATATATCACTTCGACAGAATAATTTGCTATTAGCTTCAACTCGCAATCCTACTAATTTTATTGCAAGAAATAATATTGAGAATAGTGAATTTCAAAATTCTGATTTAACTGTAAATGAATCTTCTCAACAGAATGATCAATTAACAATTGAAGAAAGAAATACTTTCATTCCGGAATTGCAAAGGATTGAAACAGTTTTCAATACGTTTGATAATGCCTTAACCGGAATTTATGTAGGGGTGAATGGAGGTTACAATTATACTACTATAGTTGAAAGCAATCCCGTTGGTTATGATAATACGCCAATTGTTTCCACAGGAAAATTTGGACCGAGCAAGGGGATTTCTGTTGGCTATAATTTCAATCAAACTTTCGGAATTCAACTGGATTACAATTACAACAGTATCGAAGGAACCAACTATTCAATAGAGCCCAATAGCAACAATAGGAAATCATTACAATTAATTTATGATCAAATCCCACTTACTTTTAAATTCCGAATTCCTCAAATGAATTATTTGAATCACCGACTTAAGATTCTTAATTTGTATACAGGTATCCAGTATAATAGATTAAAGGAATATCACTTACCCCAAGAGCAACGCTATGATAAGGTGGAAGACCCACTCAATAAAAATACAATATCTTTTGTAGCAGGATTTAATTACGATATCAATGTTTTGCCTTCATTATATCTATCACTGGGAGCTCGTGGATTAATAAGTTCTAATATTGCAAGTAGCAGTTACCCTATTTCTGATAATCAATCACATAGTTTTTCTGTTGGTGCCAGAGTTGGTATTATCTACCAATTTAATACCCATAAATAA
- a CDS encoding RNA polymerase sigma factor: protein MSKLTITKNSSDEILIQYSINGDRSAQKAIFDKYSSRLMGVCMRYAVDQPAAEDILQEGFIKAFKNLSKFRNEGSFEGWLRRIMVNTAIEIYRKKNHLYPVLEIETQTERVTYDNVLSDLAAEDIMHMVMNLSPGYRTVFNLYAVEGYSHKEIAEQLNISEGTSKSQLARARYILMKKVEELTGVQRRAIGQ from the coding sequence ATGTCTAAATTAACTATTACAAAAAACTCTTCTGATGAGATACTGATACAGTACAGTATCAACGGAGACAGATCAGCTCAAAAAGCCATTTTCGATAAATATTCAAGCCGCCTGATGGGTGTCTGCATGCGTTATGCGGTGGACCAACCGGCGGCTGAAGATATTCTTCAGGAAGGTTTCATTAAAGCCTTTAAGAATTTGAGTAAATTTCGTAACGAAGGATCTTTTGAGGGATGGCTTCGCCGTATTATGGTGAATACTGCTATTGAAATCTATAGGAAAAAAAATCATCTCTATCCTGTACTTGAAATTGAAACACAAACCGAAAGAGTAACCTATGATAATGTGCTTTCAGATTTAGCTGCTGAGGATATTATGCATATGGTAATGAATTTATCCCCAGGCTATCGCACAGTTTTTAATTTGTATGCGGTGGAAGGTTATTCACATAAAGAAATAGCCGAGCAACTAAATATAAGTGAAGGCACGTCTAAGAGTCAATTAGCTAGGGCTCGTTATATACTTATGAAAAAAGTAGAGGAGCTCACTGGCGTACAACGCAGAGCAATTGGACAATAA
- the rdgB gene encoding RdgB/HAM1 family non-canonical purine NTP pyrophosphatase, whose protein sequence is MKKKVVFATRNKNKILEIQKLLPDTIDVIGLEEIHCYEELPETHDTIEANSLEKAEYVYHKYHVDCFAEDSGLEVEVLNGAPGVDSAYYSGSRNPSNNIALVLNELGTTENRKARFKTVFTFKNAYETRQFSGIVTGDITLTPRGSSGFGYDPIFVPTGYLTTFAEMQPLEKIVISHRTKAFNLLKEYLKKKVYTLNIMFLFYSCQKK, encoded by the coding sequence ATGAAAAAGAAGGTTGTATTTGCTACCCGGAATAAAAATAAGATACTTGAAATCCAAAAATTGTTGCCTGACACAATTGATGTAATTGGTTTAGAGGAAATTCATTGTTATGAAGAATTACCTGAAACTCATGATACAATTGAAGCAAACTCTCTGGAAAAAGCGGAATATGTATATCACAAATATCATGTAGATTGTTTTGCTGAAGACTCCGGTTTAGAAGTAGAAGTTTTAAATGGAGCACCCGGTGTAGATTCAGCATATTATAGTGGTAGCCGCAATCCAAGTAATAATATTGCTTTAGTTTTAAATGAGTTAGGTACCACCGAAAACAGAAAAGCACGATTCAAAACAGTTTTTACTTTTAAGAATGCCTATGAGACCCGACAATTTTCAGGTATTGTGACAGGTGACATCACCCTAACTCCCAGAGGCTCATCAGGTTTTGGCTATGATCCCATCTTCGTACCCACAGGCTATTTAACAACGTTTGCGGAGATGCAACCTTTAGAAAAAATAGTTATAAGTCACAGAACAAAAGCTTTTAATTTGTTGAAAGAGTATTTAAAAAAAAAAGTTTATACTTTGAACATTATGTTTTTATTTTACTCCTGTCAAAAAAAATAA